The following DNA comes from Planktothrix serta PCC 8927.
TGCCATCAACGCACAGGGAGAAGCAACAACTAAAAAGATTAAAGCCCGATAAATCGTGGTTTCCCAATCCCAACCCAGGAATAACGGGGGTAAAATTCCTAATGCTAGACCCATTATTATGATAACTTTAGCATAACCTCGTTCAAATTTTTCCATCCATTGTTGAGAGGGAGGGGCTTCGGTTTGGGCTTGTTCAACTAACTGAATCACCCGTTGAATTAAACTGCTTTCAGGTGGTTGATGAACCTTTAAATGTAATACTCCATTTCCATTTAATGTTCCCGCAAAAACTTCATCACCAATCGTTTTATCAACAGGAATCGATTCTCCTGTAATTGCTGATTGATTGATCGGACTATTCCCGGATAAAATAATCGCATCGGTGGGAATTCTTTCTCCCGGTTTCACTAAAATAATATCTCCAATTTTTAATTGATTGATCGGAAGTTTTTGCTCCTGTTGATTGTCAATGACTGTGGCGGTATCGGGTGTTAATCCCATTAATTTCTGAATATTGCGCTCCGTATGTCTCATCGCAATACTTTCTAAAGCACCACTGAAAGCAAAAATTAAGATTAAAATTCCCCCATCAATGATTAAAAAATAATCCTGTTTCCAAACTCCTAAAATAGCGGCTCCTAAAGCAGCTACAATCATTAATAAATCAACATCGAATTGTTTTTCTTTCAGGAGTGTTGTTAACCCCTGTTTCCCACTTTCATAACCACCAATGACATAAGCCATCGGTAAGACTAAAAAGGCTAATCCCAGCCAACCTATTTGTAAGCAAACCCAACCCATAAACACTAAAACAGCACAAACTATCGCTGCAATCATTTCAGAATAGTGCTGAAGAAATGTAAGCACAGAAATTGGGGAATTAGAACGTTGAGTCATTACAAGAGAAAAAAGAACGCTGTTTTTAGCATAAACCGTGACTAAGAATTTTGAATTTTAGATTTGGGATGAGTTGAGTATTCACCTTTGTTTGAGGAGGAGTATTTGAAGAACATCTGGTGTTGACAGCAACCTCCCAAAACCTGTCTCTGAGGATCTAGGGTAAAACCCTCTTCCCAAAAATTTTGAAAACGATTATCATTATACTTAGGCTCAGTCCCATCCCAATTCGGTTGCTTCGGGAAGTGTGCTGGGCTAACTCGGTGTAAAACGGTATTGAGGACATCAATATGAGATTGTGGATTTATACCCCTATGGTGACATTGTTATTAGGAATCGGTTTAATCAGTGGATGTAACAGCGTTTCTACACCCATAAGTTCGGCGGAGAATAATTCTCCAACAGTGGCGGAAACAGCAACAGAAACTCCTAATAATATTGTCGATATTACCGTTAGTATTATCCCGCAAAAATATTTTGTTGAAAAAATTGGGGGTAAGAATGTTAGAGTCAATGTTATGGTTCCTCCTGGAGTTGATTTACATAACTATGAACCTAAACCTCAACAGTTACAATCTTTAAATGATGCTCAAGCTTATATTACCACTGGAATTGCTTTTGAAACGGCTTGGATGGATCGAATTAAGGCAGCTAATCAACAAATGTTAATCGTGGATTCAACTCAAGGGATTGAGAGAATTCCTATGGTGGAACATCACCATCATCATGAAGAAAATCATCAAGCAGAAGAAACATTAGATCCTCATATTTGGCTTTCTCCTAAATTAGTTAAAATTCAAGCTCAAAATATTTATGATGGCTTAGTCAAAATTGACCCTAAACGTCAGGCTGAATATCAAGCTAACCTGAATAATTTTATCACCGAAATTGAACAACTGGATCAACAAATTAGCCAGAATTTAGCCCCCGTCAAAAACCGTAAATTTATGGTTTTTCATCCCGCTTGGGGCTATTTTGCCAGGGATTATAACTTAGAACAAGAACCCATTGAAGTCGGAGGACAAGAACCCAGCGCTGCGGAATTAGCGGATTTAATTTCTGAGGCTAAACAGGAGAATATTAAAATTATTTTTACTCAACCGGAATTTAGTCCCCGTTCTGCGGAAATGTTAGCCAAAGAAATTGATGCCAAAGTTATTGTTATTAGTGATTTAGATGAAAATTGGTCTAATAATTTACTGAAAGTTTCTGAAACCTTATCTCAAACCTTAACCCCGTAATTTATTTTAACTTAGCCATGATTTCTATTCCTAATTTTACCTTTACATCTGTGTCAAATTCCCAAAAGTTATCCCCAAAGCCTGAGCAAAAAAATGAAGTCATCCGTTTAAGCCAAGTTTGGGCGGGTTATGATGCTCATGAACCCATTTTAGAAGCGATTAATTTAACGGTTTATGAATTAGATTTTTTAGGATTAATCGGCCCCAATGGTGGGGGGAAAACCACATTAATTAAAGTGCTTTTAGGGTTACTTAAACCGTTAAAAGGAGATGTTAAAATTATGGGTCGTTCTGTTCCCCAAGGTCGGCGTTATTTGGGTTATGCTCCTCAAATTTTAGAATTTGATCGCAATTTTCCCGTCCGGGTGAATGAGGTGGTGAGAATGGGCCGGTTAGGAAAGCGTTCTTTATTCCAACCCTATACGAAAAAAGATGAAGAAATTGTGATTCAGGCTTTAGAAAAAGTAGAAATGTTAGACTTAAGAAATCGACCTATTGGGGAATTATCGGGAGGACAACGACAACGGGTTTATATTGCGAGAGCGTTAGCGAGTGAACCCCAAATTTTACTCCTCGATGAACCCACCGCCAGCGTTGATCCCAAAATGTGCAGCAGTATTTATGAATTATTGCTTAAACTCAATGAATATATGACAATTGTAATGATTACTCATGATATTAATACAATGTCTTCCTATGTCAAAACCGTCGGATGTTTAAATCGTCGTTTACACTATCATGGAGAACAACATATCACTCCAAAAATGTTAGAACAAACCTACAGCAATACAGGAGATATTTAACTCTCTCGACCATCCTAAATAGGTTGTAATGTTTTAGGTTAGGGGAAGTGAAAATTTAAAGATACTTCCTTCTCCTAAACGACTAGAAACAGAAATTTTTCCTCCTTGTAATTCGACTAAACGCCGGGTAATTGCTAACCCAATTCCGGTTCCTCCTGAATGTCGAGAACGGGAACGATCTGCTCGCCAAAAGCGTTCAAAAACATGGGGTAAATCTTCTGGAGAAATACCAATTCCAGTATCAATGACTGAAATCCAAAGAAAGCTTAAATCATTTTCTATTTTAACGGTAATTGTTCCCGTTTCGGTATAACAAATCGCATTTCCTAATAAGTTGACTAAAATTTGTTCGGTTCGATCTAAATCAGCTAAAACTAAAGGTAAATCGCGTTTAGACTCTAATTGAATAATCGGCCCATCTTCTAACAGTTGATCGGAAAATCGTTGGACTAAGGATGCTAATAAAGGATATAAATTAACGGGTTTTTGATGGATAGATAAATAACCAGATTCAACTTTTGAGAGTTCCTGTAAATCGTTAACTAATCGTTCTAGGCGTTTGGTTTCTTTAGCTAATTGTTGATAAATTTCGGGAGAAGGTTCAATGTGACCATCGGCTATCTCTTCTAAATAACCCCTAACAACGGTTAACGGAGTTCTTAATTCATGGGTTAAATCACTAATTAGTTCTCGCCGTCCTTTTTCAACATTTTGTAAACTCGCCGCCATTTGATTAAAGCTCATGGCTAATTGATTTAATTCAGGAATATCACTATAAGACATTCGTTCTGACCATTCCCCGGAAGCAAATTTCTGGGTAATTTCTTCCATTTGGGTGAGGGGTTGGGTAATTCTTTTTGTTAACCAATAACTGAGTCCAACGGCGGCGCTTGTTCCGGCTAGAACTGACCAAAAGGTGCTGCGGTTCCAAGCAATTTCAAAGCCTTTTACAAGACGAGTTCTAATATATTGTAACCGAAATCCTGGGCCTTCTAGTTGTTCTAAATTACTGACGAAAAACCGAGGAGAATAAATTTTTCCAATAATTACTAAGGATGTCACCCCAATTAACATCACTAACAGATGGGATAAAAATAAACGTCCTCGTAAACCGATTTTAGCCATATTAGTAGTGAGTCCTTCAGGACTCTATTAAATCTTGGTTAATCACCTCGATGAGTTAATTCAGCGCCCCAAATTACTTTGTTTCCCTGAACTAATGCAATTCCAGTGGTTTTTGAACCCGGATCAATTTTGAGGGTTATTTGTTGTATTTCTGGTGCGGGTTTTGACTCCTTTAAGATAATAGTAAACGGATAACGACGATAAACAGCAGCTTGACCTTGATTCAATAACAATCGAGCTTNGACGATAGGGTTCTGGATAAACTGACGCTTCAGAATGATTAAAATAAACTTGAATTAAAGGATCTTGAGGTAAAGGTTGTAAACGGGGCTTTAAGACAGATTGGGATGAAGTTTTAACACAAGCATCCAAACTCAAAGCCAGTAATACAGTTAAACTTAATCGCAACGAAATTCGGCTGAATTGATCCACAATTAATCAAAACAATGAATAGGTTCTATTAACAGTTTGACAGCAAGAGGAACAACAAACAAGGGATTTTTCCGAGTTTCCTGTAAAACTGAGGTCACGGGGCTGCTAACGGATGACGGTTCAACTCCTGCCTCCTGATTCGGGTAATCTATTAATAGGGGGGAGATTAACTTAATTTCTGCCAAGCTACCGAGTTAAAAGGATGTCACACTTTTTAACCGTCTGTGAGCGCCGTAAGCACTGGTTCAGGGCTTGTAGGCGCGGGTAATAACCCTCACTGCTGTGCTATGCCAAAACGAAAGAGGACATTTCCCTGTGGCCATAAAGGATATGGGAAAATCTGTCATCGTTGTAATCAACAAGAGGTGACAAAGGATTCCCACCATCAGGCCATTGAGGACAAACGAACCAAAAAACAACAGTGGGAAGCCTCCTTTGCTCAGGATATTATTGACCTGAGAGGCTTACCGGATTATGTGGTGATTAAAGCCAGGGCGATTATTGCTGGCTTAAATGACCAGAAAAGTTATCGAGACTTTGGGGGGAAGCGACTTCGCCATAATCGATTTATTATCAGTATTCCCGTCACGCGGAATTATCGAATGCTTTGTCAAGATAGTGGTAATTTCCTCGTTCCCCAAAAAGTTCTCTCTCATGAAGATTACAACGTTTGTAAACCCGGAGATTAATGCACCCAAACCACTCTAAATCCTAACCTTTTTAATTTTTCCCTTGAAAAGAAAACTCAACTTTTGATTTAGAAATATCCATGCAAATCTACCTCGACTATAGTGCAACCACTCCTCCCCGAACTGAAGTGATCACCCTGATGCAAAGGGTGATGGCTCAACAGTGGGGAAATCCTTCTAGTATTCATGAGTGGGGTCAGAGGGCGGCAACGGTTTTAGAACGCTCTAGAATACAAGTGGCTCATCTGATTAATGCTCCACCGGAATCGATTATTTTTACTTCTGGGGGAACGGAAGCGGACAACCTCGCCATTATGGGCGTCGCTCGTCAATATTCTCAACCCCAACATCTGATTATTTCTGCGGTGGAACATTCGGCCATTGCTGAACCTGCACGACTTCTGGAACAGTGGGGATGGCAAATCACCCACTTACCCGTAGACAGTCGCGGACGCATTCACCCGTTGGACTTACAAGCGGCCATTCAACCGAATACGGTGTTAGTGTCGATTATTTATGGCCAAAGTGAAGTCGGAACATTGCAACCCATCGAAACCTTAGGCAAAATTGCCCATGCTCACGGGGTTCTGTTCCATACCGATGCGGTACAGGTGGCGGGACGTTTACCTGTGGACGTGCAGCATTTACCCGTTGATTTATTATCCCTATCCAGTCATAAATTGTATGGCCCCCAAGGAGCCGGGGCTTTATATGTTCGGGATACGGTAGGGTTAACGCCTTTATTCGGGGGAGGAGGACAGGAATTTCAACTGCGTTCTGGGACGCAGGGGGTTCCCACGATAGCCGGATTTGGGTTAGCCTGCGAATTAGCGGATCAGGATCTGACAACAGAAATGCTGCGGTTAATGGGGTTACGCGATCGCTTATTTGACTTATTAGCCGATGTGCCCTATTTATTACCCACAGGCGATCGCTTAAATCGTTTACCCCATCACGTTAGTTTCTCTGTGATCCCCCCCAAACACATTGACCCCAAAACCCTGACGGGAAAAACCCTAGTCCGTCAACTGAATTTAGCTGGAATTGGCATTAGTGCAGGTTCGGCTTGTAGCAGTGGTAAACTCAGTCCCAGTCCGATTTTATTAGCAATGGGATATGAGGAAACTGCGGCTTTAGGAGGGATTCGGTTCACCTTGGGACGGGATACCACCGAAGCGGATATTGATTGGACAGCAATGGTTCTCAAACAAGTCTTAGAACGACTAATTCCAAATCAGTTGTTAGCCATGAGTGTTTAACTTAAAATCAGGTTGGTATAATTCTAAAGAGTATGATCAATACAGTTGAACAACAGTTTCGTTCCTATTCACAGATTGTCGGAGAAATTCCTGATAATCTGGAGTCTGAAAAGTTTATAACTGTTGAAAGAGTTCCCCCTATAAAAGTCTATTCTTTAGGATTCCAACCTGCAAAATTTATCCCAGAGATTCCTCGTTGGTTTCTCAAAAAATATGCTGATCCTGATTTTACGATTCTTGACCCATTTTGTGGCTCAGGTACAACTTTATTAGAAGCCATTCAACAAAATATTTCAGCCTACTGGTTAGACTATCACCCTCTCAGTTGTTTAATTTGCCAAGTTAAAACCACTGTATTTTCAACCCAGGAGATTTTAGAAGCAACAACCCAAATTATTGAAAAAACATCTACCCAAAAGTTTGCACCCGCAACCATCAATTTTTCCAATAAAGATTTTTGGTTTCAGCAACCTGTACAAGAAGGATTAGAACTTTTAAGAGAACAGATTTTATTAGCTGAATCTAGCCTTCAACCCTTACTTTGGTTAGCATTTGCCTCAACCGTTAGAAAAACTTCTAATATGAATGATGGCATGATTTTGGCAGCCCGACGTTCCCATATTGAGAAAATCCCTATTCGTTCCCGTTCAGATGTATTTCAATATTTTCAACACTATGTTAAACAATCTATTGAAGCGTTTGTGGAATGGAACCCTTTCTTAAATAAATTTGATGCTAAAATTCAACAACTCTCCTCTCAAGATGCTCGCCAACTTCCAGAACAATTAAAAGTTGATGCAATTATTACTTCTCCACCCTATATTAATGCAATTGATTATGTTTGGGCTTCTAAGTTTGAACTGCATTGGTTAGGATTGGTGAATAGCAACCAGGAACGTTTAAACTTATACTCTAAAGAAATCGGAACTGAACGAATCCCAAAGCAGGAGTGTAAAGAATTAGGAAAAACTGGCTATTTACATTTAGATCGGTTAATCGAAGATATCTATTATGGGAAAAGATATCAAGCAACTTCAGGTCAAAATCAACTTAGATCTAGAGTTGTTTATCAATATTTTATGGATATGAAATCACATTTTTTACAGAGTTTAAAGGTATTAAAAAAAGGTGGGTATTACTGTTTTTCTGTAGGTGATGTTAGTAATATTTGTGGTGTGGAGATACCCGTTGCTTCTCTTTTATCAGAAATAGCTTTTGACTTGGGCTTTAAGCAAATATTCACTTTTAATCTTCTGTTGAAAAATCGGCGTTTGAATCTTCCAAGAAACGTTAATTGGGCAGGAACGATCAAACATGATACTACTATTGTTCTGGAGAAATTAAATTAATGTTTAATTCAATTGATGATGACCCACTTGAATCAATTTTACAACAGTATAGTCTATCATTCACTGACAAAAAGTTTATAAATAAATTGTCGGAAGAAGATGATTTAATGGTGGTTTTTGGCTTAACACAAGAAATCAAAGATCTCAATAAACAGTATTGGGGGAGAGAGTTAGGGAAATGTTGGGAACGTCTGGTTATTGAAGTTTGCAGACAAAGTTGTGCAGACTTTTATCCCGCAGGAAAAGATGAATTATGTGATTTAAGGATCGGAACTGATGCTATTGATACAAAATATAGAATTGGATCGGGAGATATAGGAACTTTAAAAAACTTCAGAGAACACGCTAAAGAATTAAAGGATAGAGGATACACACCTATTTTATTGATTTCGATTTACAAGCTTGGTTACAAGCCCGAAGAGGGTTATACTCAAGATAAATTAACAAACAACAGCAACTCGATCAAAAACCTTAATAATCACATTGCAGTTATGTCCCAACTCCCTAACAGCTTAGAAGAAGCAATTGAACAAGCTAAACAAGCAACTAAAGCAGCTTTAGCTGATGGTTATAAGTTAATTCAAGTTGAATTAGTTTTTCCTGAAATTGAACTAGAAGCGCAATCTATTGCCCAAGAATTTATTCCAGTTATCGAACAACCTGATCGTCAATTAGTTGTCTTATTTCCCGATACAGGCGCCGCAGCTTTAGCCCGTCGGGACTGGGGAAAAACCTGTTTTCGGGTAACA
Coding sequences within:
- a CDS encoding metal ABC transporter solute-binding protein, Zn/Mn family, whose protein sequence is MRLWIYTPMVTLLLGIGLISGCNSVSTPISSAENNSPTVAETATETPNNIVDITVSIIPQKYFVEKIGGKNVRVNVMVPPGVDLHNYEPKPQQLQSLNDAQAYITTGIAFETAWMDRIKAANQQMLIVDSTQGIERIPMVEHHHHHEENHQAEETLDPHIWLSPKLVKIQAQNIYDGLVKIDPKRQAEYQANLNNFITEIEQLDQQISQNLAPVKNRKFMVFHPAWGYFARDYNLEQEPIEVGGQEPSAAELADLISEAKQENIKIIFTQPEFSPRSAEMLAKEIDAKVIVISDLDENWSNNLLKVSETLSQTLTP
- a CDS encoding metal ABC transporter ATP-binding protein; its protein translation is MISIPNFTFTSVSNSQKLSPKPEQKNEVIRLSQVWAGYDAHEPILEAINLTVYELDFLGLIGPNGGGKTTLIKVLLGLLKPLKGDVKIMGRSVPQGRRYLGYAPQILEFDRNFPVRVNEVVRMGRLGKRSLFQPYTKKDEEIVIQALEKVEMLDLRNRPIGELSGGQRQRVYIARALASEPQILLLDEPTASVDPKMCSSIYELLLKLNEYMTIVMITHDINTMSSYVKTVGCLNRRLHYHGEQHITPKMLEQTYSNTGDI
- a CDS encoding sensor histidine kinase, with amino-acid sequence MAKIGLRGRLFLSHLLVMLIGVTSLVIIGKIYSPRFFVSNLEQLEGPGFRLQYIRTRLVKGFEIAWNRSTFWSVLAGTSAAVGLSYWLTKRITQPLTQMEEITQKFASGEWSERMSYSDIPELNQLAMSFNQMAASLQNVEKGRRELISDLTHELRTPLTVVRGYLEEIADGHIEPSPEIYQQLAKETKRLERLVNDLQELSKVESGYLSIHQKPVNLYPLLASLVQRFSDQLLEDGPIIQLESKRDLPLVLADLDRTEQILVNLLGNAICYTETGTITVKIENDLSFLWISVIDTGIGISPEDLPHVFERFWRADRSRSRHSGGTGIGLAITRRLVELQGGKISVSSRLGEGSIFKFSLPLT
- a CDS encoding DUF7682 family zinc-binding protein, whose product is MPKRKRTFPCGHKGYGKICHRCNQQEVTKDSHHQAIEDKRTKKQQWEASFAQDIIDLRGLPDYVVIKARAIIAGLNDQKSYRDFGGKRLRHNRFIISIPVTRNYRMLCQDSGNFLVPQKVLSHEDYNVCKPGD
- a CDS encoding cysteine desulfurase family protein → MQIYLDYSATTPPRTEVITLMQRVMAQQWGNPSSIHEWGQRAATVLERSRIQVAHLINAPPESIIFTSGGTEADNLAIMGVARQYSQPQHLIISAVEHSAIAEPARLLEQWGWQITHLPVDSRGRIHPLDLQAAIQPNTVLVSIIYGQSEVGTLQPIETLGKIAHAHGVLFHTDAVQVAGRLPVDVQHLPVDLLSLSSHKLYGPQGAGALYVRDTVGLTPLFGGGGQEFQLRSGTQGVPTIAGFGLACELADQDLTTEMLRLMGLRDRLFDLLADVPYLLPTGDRLNRLPHHVSFSVIPPKHIDPKTLTGKTLVRQLNLAGIGISAGSACSSGKLSPSPILLAMGYEETAALGGIRFTLGRDTTEADIDWTAMVLKQVLERLIPNQLLAMSV
- a CDS encoding DNA methyltransferase; the encoded protein is MINTVEQQFRSYSQIVGEIPDNLESEKFITVERVPPIKVYSLGFQPAKFIPEIPRWFLKKYADPDFTILDPFCGSGTTLLEAIQQNISAYWLDYHPLSCLICQVKTTVFSTQEILEATTQIIEKTSTQKFAPATINFSNKDFWFQQPVQEGLELLREQILLAESSLQPLLWLAFASTVRKTSNMNDGMILAARRSHIEKIPIRSRSDVFQYFQHYVKQSIEAFVEWNPFLNKFDAKIQQLSSQDARQLPEQLKVDAIITSPPYINAIDYVWASKFELHWLGLVNSNQERLNLYSKEIGTERIPKQECKELGKTGYLHLDRLIEDIYYGKRYQATSGQNQLRSRVVYQYFMDMKSHFLQSLKVLKKGGYYCFSVGDVSNICGVEIPVASLLSEIAFDLGFKQIFTFNLLLKNRRLNLPRNVNWAGTIKHDTTIVLEKLN